The genomic segment attacacacactaccatgtacttatttgacacacacacgtatacTTTTGTATACTTTTGTACAcgtactcttttgttgattatcAAAgtctttttctttaatttaaatttttagtaatggTCAAGTTTCGACCTCTGGGCTACCACTAGTAATTATAGTTaggttagcgattaccgtagcttattaatagacgtctgtaacaccaacAACATTGAAAGCATGTTGTCAACTCTTTCAACaattccccctaggagctctggttaccatacttaccaacaggaacacaacactgcttgaaagcagtattatttagccgtgatcttctgtaaggtcgaggtactaaccccagtcgggctgttcagtatttatattaattatataattacaaaaaaaacagtattataaaaacaagaaaGTCGTAAGTATCTATAAAGAACCTTTTCCCCCTTTTTTACTATCAGGTTTTGTTTAGAATACAAAGACATAGTCGATTGAGAATATCGTTCTGTAAGATCTTTGATAAGTCTTCTTAGGAAATGGGATAAAAgtcaaaatgattttatttaatacagcaAAGGTATGATTTAGTTCATGATAATGTTACTATAAAGGTGGCTCGGTGGCGCTGTAGATTATGCAAGACATgactaatttaataatgtttgacaggagtaactgcggagtttttggcctattcttctctacagaatctacattccgaatcggtggtaacttTGCATCatccataatttatttaataaatactaatcACCATCATCATCTGATGATCATCATaacggacgcccactgctgggcataagcctcccctaaagCTTTTCACGACGATCGGTTctgcgcagcacgcatccagcAGCTTCCCGCAACCCTGACCAGATCGTTGATCCACCTTGTGGTGCCAACGCTGCGGCGCCCGGTACGCGGTCGCCACTCGAGAACCCTTCCGCCCCATCGGCCATCGGTTCGTCGAGCTATGTGTCCTGCTATTGCCACTTCAGCCGTGCGATCCTTTGAGCAATGTCGGTTACCATGGTTCTCCTACGGATCTCAATAATACCGAGCATTGCCCTCTCCATCGCGcgctgagcgactttaagccTTCTTATGCCCATATTTAGCGACTACGTCTCAGATCCATATGTCATCACTCACATATGTTGAAGACTTTAATCTTCAGACAGTGCGGGATATTGGACGCGAAGATTCTCCGTAGTTTCCCGAACGCTGCCCATCCGAGTTGGATTCGACGAGAGATCTCGTTCTCGAAGTTGGTATCGAGGTTGGAGCTAGGTAAGCTATATTGACTGACCGAGATACACGTAATGGTCAAAAACTTCGAGAACAGTGTTCCCAATGCGAAGTGGAGCGGGTGCGACATGGACGCTCGACATAATTTTCGTCTTGTCCATGTTCAGTTTAAGACCCACTCTTTGGGAAACACTGTTGAGATTCTCGAGTATTGTGTTCAGGTCTTTCAAGGTCTCAGCCATAAGGACTACGTCATCGGCAAACCGGAGAGGGTAAGGTTGCCTCGCCATTGATGTTGATGCCGAATCTTTTCCAGTCCAGAAGCTTGAAAGCGTCCACCAACGCGATGATAAACAGCTTCGGGATATACCATCTCCTTGCCTCACCCCTCGCTGAAGTGGTATTGGCTTCCAGCTCTGGTCCTGCAATCGGACCAACATTGTGGCGTTAGAGTATAAGTATATTACCTCGACGTACTTGCAGTCCACTTGGCACCTCTGGATAGTCTGCAGCACAGCCCATGTCTCGATCGAATCAAAGGCCTTCTCATAGTCTACAAACGCTAAGCATATTGGCAAGTTATACTCCTCGGTCTTCTGTATAACCTGCCGCAGCGTGTATATGTGGTCTATGGTGCTAAAACCATTACGGAACCCGGCATGTTCAGGAGGCTGAAAGTCGTCAAACCTGGATGCGAGACGGTTCGTAATGACTGTTGTTTTAAGTTGTTTGAGAGCACTACTAATCTCGTACAAGCTGACGTCTGGGATTTCTTAGGTTTCGTGTTTTGTTAGTTTGGCACTGGGGTCGTTTGCCTTGATGTTGGCGGGTTTCTGTGTGGTATATAACTGCCCGTAGAAGTTCTCGATCTCCCTCAGGATTTCAGGCTTTGACGAGATGACGCTTCCATCGTCGGCTCTCAGCTACGCTAATTGGCTTTGTCCAATAGACAGATCTCGTACGAACACTTTCGAGCCTTTGTTCCGCTTTATGGCCTCTTCAATACGTTCAGTATTAAAGCGGCAAAGGTCACTTGTCCAGGACTTGGAGATCTGTCTATTCAACTGCCGGTAATGGGTAGCATCCGCCGAGGATTGCAGCCGCATGCCATGCCTTTCTGCAATGAGTTGGAGTGTGTGGTCGGAGAGCTTCTTTGTTTTTTGGCGATGGGTCTTGAAGAACTTAGACCCCAGCGCTCGGACAAATTCCACCAGCCCGTCGTTGAGCTCGTCCACATCTACGCAGTCGATCAGGCTTTCAAAGTGATTTTGGAGTTCGAGTTGAAAGCTCTCGGGGTTTTGAATCTGAGCAGGCACAGGTCGAAGCGCAGACCCTATCAGCCGACCCCTCTCAAGCTTGACATCGATATTCAATGTGCCTCAGACAAGTCGGTGATCGCTCTATTTTCACAGCATTGATCACTGAGACATCATTAAATATGTACTTGTTCGTCGACATGATAAAATCTATCTCGATCTGACGGTGCCGTCGGGACTCAACCAGGTCCATTTACGCCGTTCCGGCTTCCTGAAGAAAGAGTTCATCGTAAAGAGTTACCGTGGCCGCCACCGTAGCCAGGACTAGCGGGGCCGCCGGGGACTGGGAGACAATTTTTAGTCGTGTCTGTCATTAGGAGCATTGGCTTAATCGCTACGCTtgccaggcgggttggcgatCGAAGTTGTGACCATGTATTTAGAAGGTGCTGCTGCCCACCTTCTATTGGTTTTCCCTCTATTGCTTCTTACGGTATCCACGGGATGAGATGGGGTGGCACTATTCTACGCCGGTTGCCACACGGCGATAAATACTAATTACTATTTGTAAAATGGCGACTCAAATGTACTTTTAAAGCCTAATTGAATAATGAAATAATCGCGAACGAAGAAGCGGGTGCAtctatgttaataatattcttttatcgAGGTGAATGTTCTTGtggttttaattatatatgtgataaataaacaaatgaaaatgTTTGTCAACTTTACCTAAATATTAACTAATCACTTGTTGATAACGTATCTCTGAAGCCTTGTTGAGGTTAGGAAAAATTTAACAACAGAAAAACCTTATtccttttgttaattttttccatAGAGCCTGATATAATCTCGTAATAATTGTGATGTTCAGTTTCGTATACAAATTaagttatgaataaaataattgggGATAAAATTAGACTTAGCACTCCTTGGTCGAAACACTTGTGATAAAAGGAGCTTAAGTtggtttaacatttttttaaatgattatacCTTTTGACGACTCGTTGGAGCAGCGGTTTTAGTACTGGCTGTTTGATTTGGTGCCGTGGTCTGGGCTTTAAACTAGTTGCGTTATTTTCCAAACCTGCGACACAAGAGTAAGTATTAGTAAGAGCcattgaaaatagaaaaaaagccgacaattattattatttttgacccTCCTCGTTTTTAATAAGTACTTACGTTCTCAAATTCAATGCTAGAATTATAATACTACAAATGCTAATCTTATACTTACGGAAACTGTAAAAGGTTAACAAAAATTTGTGGGAGATGCAACATTACCGAGAACTTTTATCTACTgaaaacgttttttatttttaaactctcgtcataaaaattattagaaataattaacaTTGATGAGATCGTAATTAGTCGAACTATAAATGAGTAATGACTAAACTGACTATCGGAATTTAGCTTTTCATCAATAGTTTGATGGTCgcatcacaaaaaaaaacttaaatctgGTAGATGCTACTCTAGCTGTGATAGTTGACGCTATGCTTGCATTGattgcgtcttcggtgcgacaaagtcagccctgcggtcaccaacccgcctgcccagcgtggtgactatgggcaaaacacatgagttcgcgcatttttggcgtgaacttgtggaggcctatgtccagcagtggactgcaataggctgatgtgtgtgtgtgtgatgaCTTCAAATAGGTACTGTGACAAAGCCCtttcaaaaaattgtttaggacttagttgtgtgtgtgtgtctgtatgtgtgtgtgtgtgtgtgtgtgtgtgtgacattGATTTGTATAACAAAAAACCTAAATGAATTTGTGTTAAATTTATCACgataatttttgtcttttttggCATTTTTATTTGcgcaaaaataatattgaaataaaatttaaaagagtcGTTAAGTTACATCCATTCcttcataaattatataaatgttctACGTGACACTGGCaaaagccattaaccctaaagaagtaattataaaaatgaaatttgcgATGAAATTAAATCGAGGGAAAGTCGATGGGTGTTAAAAAGTTCTTCAGCAGTTCAGTATTACAGCTTTGCTGTTAATTAAAATCTCAactatatagttttatttatttattttatttatttacttataatatatatttttagcattATGTTGTCGTTGTAAAGAAAGTACCTACTACAAAAATTCCTAAAATACCAAAAACAGTCCACTGGAAATTAGTTTAGTAtagtaaaatacaatattaaaaaaggcTTTACAGTTAAGCCTGTATTACgcctttaaaatgttatatatttctGACTATTTAATactgaattatatataaactgaAGTGCTAAGAGGTTTAAACACTAAACGTTGATAACAAACTAACAAGTTAACATCCTATCGATTTACACATAATGATAACAGATAACCTAAACAACTCAGTTCACAGTCAGACATTGTTTGGACAGCACGTCTACGTTGAATACGTGAGTTATAgaatcatcatatatataataatacataagaaacaaatatcaatatttagttacaaaaaaaacaaacaaaaataaacaaatatttagttcttaaattgtgaattgtaaatatgtataatgtttaataaactattgttattctctattaaaataaaataaaataaaaatatgtaatataataatagaaattggTCTGAAATACATAAATCGTAATTTGTTTGTTACgatactattactatttattgattattttctaAGAATAAAAGTGAACAATAACGAATACCTTTGTAAAAATAGGTTCATAATTTTAGCTTAAGATTTATATAGAATCGACATTAGTGCCAACAGTCTTTTGTCTTTGTTAATAAATCatcttattatgttttttttttcaatgattttattttgtatgatgTAATATGTAGAATTagcctttgaaaatggtaaaacgTGAAAAAAACTATAGTAGGATAAAACCCATTGGAAAaggaagagaatacaacgaaaatgaaaagaaaaataaattacgggtgatttgaggtcgggaagtggtaGGGAGGGGCTTAAGGGTAAAAAACGGCTTATTTCGATTTCCGGCTAACCTACAAGTCCCATGGAGAAAAGTTCTATGGCAAagttgtaggtaataaaaagatctacagctttatcatttacatttttttcgcataacctcaaaatttatgcgaaaaattaaaaaaaaaatcaaaaaaataagtttctgGTTTTTTATGTcacctttacaaaaaaaaaaaaaaaatacgcaatTTGGTGTAAACTTACCTTTTTATCTCCCAAacacattgtaatttttttgatttaaaatatttattttttcaccttGTTTTGACCTCAATAGCGAAAAAGCACCCTCattttcaatcgaaaattcTCACGTCAACATATCAGCTTTATTAATAAAGTCAGTGGGctttttgtttgttgaaatctCTACTTTCTgatggtgtaaaaaaatatacgtcactatggtaaatgttttttataaaaagcaatgcatgtctccagatcgattatttttcctttttttttctaattgcactcgtgatttttattgaaataaccagttcatattttttattattattatgacggtaatatcgaaaaatattattaatatttcataggTATGTAATTCGcaccaatttaaataaaatttacaaaaaaaacgaTTTACCAAAAAAACCGAGCTAAACTTGATCATTCAGGTATATCCATATTTTACCTGGCAAGcgctttttattaattaaataactagATACACTTAACATTTTGACAATATTcacaaaatcattaaatataaatacgaaaataaaatctatacggTCATGAGTTTGCATAACATAATTCATAAAgcttaaaatgaaatttgaaaATCTAAAATTGTGGGTTtactattacatttaaataataaatccttCACTTTCCACTCCACTCTAAAACCGTTGGGATTATAGAACTATTGCCTTTGGATCTTATCTAGTTATCTCAATGGgttaattatattgtttgaaTTAGTTATTAATGTGTAAACGTACAGATTAAGGGTCTGTTTCACCGGTTTTGATAAAGCTTATCCCGCAAATAAGCTATGAATAGGCTTTAACTTCAGGAGGCAGAATAGGCCACAaggtttctcctcaattaataaactacagcttttagattcatattagcgaatagaaatatatcatgaatatagtggaattcgatggcagaaaaagaataaaataccaaaagcttttatctgttggaaaccgtcatccgtcaaataacgttatccagtaccggtgaaacaggccctaataGTATTAAATCAAGGATTAAACACAATCTTACAAGACAATACACGCTTATCtatttaaagtattatattctaattgaataaaatacaaaattaaattacagattatattcgttaaataaaataatccggTTATACTTGTAACAATGTAAATTCTTATCTTCTGCATTTTAATGAAGGTTACCTAAATTGAATAGCAAAGTTTGGATACACTTATAGAAACAATTGAAACCAATACGTACaacagaattttaatttaaccttTCCTTTGTTTCAGTAACTTTAAAAGAAGCAATGAAGATCGGTTTCATTGGCGGCGGTAAATTGGCATATGCTTTGGCGAATGGGTTTATTTCTGCAGGTAcatgattaaatatataaacgtaaatattttgaaaattaatgaatttatatctatacaaataaataaaattggattgtctgtttgtaatattaaaatagccgctgtttactaaatgcatatagatgtgtatacacggtacaaataccaaaataacattttttacaatttttgtctgtttgtctgttttttccggctaatttctgaaacggctggaccgattttgacagtaCTTTCACTTTCAGTATTATGTAAAACAAATTCTTGATTCCTTTCGATTTTCCAATTCGACAAAACTTggaaataatatgttttaaaaaatagtggtaaataatatttacaaaaatgtaaatCTTAAATATAGATGCTattatcaaaaagaaaaaaaaatgttccaaACGGTTTACAAtcgaaaaaactttttttgaaatctGATTCTGAAAATCTTTTCACTCTTGGACGTCGACTAATTTACCTACTTAAACGCTCAAATGTTTGGATGTCCAAATCTAAATATTGTTTGCAAGTCAGTGACTGAGTAattatactttgttaaaattcGCTCGAGCTcgacaaaaaagtaatttttattatcattcgTAGGGCTAGCAAAACCTGATGAAATCACAGCAAGTTGCCATCCATCGGACACTGTCAGTGCCGAAGCCTTTAAGGTAAATAAATTACCCTTTATAAATTTCTATTATTGTCTAAAACGATTTTTACCTTTGCCAAggcaacattttttacattaatatagtTTGTTAAAACAAAGCTTATGATTAATAACTCGGCTTTTCAATCTTACGAGTGTAACTTATGATCTGTAAGAATgtcagaataaaaaataaaaatgtcagtaGCACTCGTCGAGCTGGACCTCCAGCTATATGTGCAGCAAACTTCATTTCAATCTGTTCAGTAGAGTAATTAACATCTAAATTTCCGcattaacattatataattttattcatatcatataatatattattagtaaaattcttGAAATcgcaattgaaaaaaaaagcggAACAACACATGTTATTTCTTTCTCAATGCTTATGACGTTCCACAATAATCTAACCTTTTGCATTTACAAGTATATATGATCTTGAAATTGCGTATATTACAAGTTCAAACACAATGCGGTGACGTAACCAGGCCTTGACTTTCAGAAGTCAGCAAGTGGCTTATAGATAAGATGTTATGTACGATATAGCTGATGCTCTAGTAAATAGAATTCGTAACGTCTTCATTGAACAAGGATATGGGACCCGATCTTTATCTATTTTACTTGTCGTAggagaaaaataaactattaatactTAGTATTTTCTGtcataccaaaaaaaaaactatttttattttgatcgttttaattaatttttgttactaaataaTGAGTATAAAATAGTGATATTATATACCCATTTGTTATGTActgtaaatatttctataacgTAGAAAACACATGTAGATCTCTTATCtgtcaaaatataaaagaactcaaactaaaaaaaaattgaagataaGTCAAAtaattctctctttgtgcatgtctccgactgtaTGTTATGTATgatgttacataaaattttgaaagactaccgaattgatattattaaatctacagttaataatttttgatgttGTTTTGctggtttatttaattattgaaattatatcttgttccagccttttcagttgattttctattagttgttcttcacacgggcgtttttttttttttttatttacttctcaTACAAAGGTTAcataacattaattaaataagcttGCTTTTAAGTAATAtgattatgtatttttgtactttttctttCAGAATTTGGGAGCAACGGCAGTATTTGAAAATGTACCCGTAGTAGAGAGATCAGAAGTTGTGATTGTATCAGTCAAACCAGACGTGGTGGTGCCAGCTCTTAAAGATGTAAAAGATCTGCCAGCTTCGaagaacaaattatttatatcagtaGCTATGGGAGTTTCTACCGGCACTATTGAAAGGGTACGCTCCTTAATTGAGAAAAATGCattacaaacattgtgacaATACTTGAATTCCAGCATTAAGCTCAGTGGCTGTTCTAGTAACTTATGGCACGATGACTTTGAAGCTTACTTTGTATCTTTACGACTATATTAAAACTCACAccacagtttaaaaaaatctagtatgaaattaaatgtaatgtcaaattaagaatataaaacCTAAATTTCAATTAGGTTCATAGTCGTCACGCCTTTAGATAAGGCTACCCACCTCTTGTATTTTTATGCTttgcataatttaataaaatataatgtaataaatcgTTACTGAATAAATCGTATcatattaaatgatatattttgtCTACAGGCTCTTCCATCAGAAGCGAGAGTGATCCGCGTAATGCCTAACACTCCAGCGCTTGTGAAAGAAGGAGCCGCAGCTCTTAGTAGAGGTTCCAGAGCCACAGCAGAGGACGCTAAAATTGCAGCCGAGCTGTTCCGTGCTGTGGGTACGTGCGATGAAGTACCTGAATACCAGATGGATGCTGTGACGGCGTTGAGTGGCAGTGGACCCGcttatgtaagttttattttgctCATCTACAAAAGTTATCTTTTATCATACTACCTACTATTGGCCTACGAGTGtctataaaataagaaattaatgtcatcaaaatttaaacttttatgttATATGAGATACTCTATCGGTCTTCTTTGAGAATTGTTTCGATTCACCCTATGACAAACTTACTAAAATGTTGTACAGTGTACAAGagaactataataataaatatatattaaattttgcattacatacaaaaatatttatgatttaatttttatgaaattaagaacgttacaaagttattggTAACTTTACGGCGATTCAGAATACTCTTAATcgataattatttgttttgtaggTTTATATGCTAATAGAATCATTAGCAGACGGAGGAGTACGCTGTGGTTTACCGCGCGACCTAGCGCTAAAACTAGCAACACAGACAACACTCGGCGCGGCGGCCATGTTGCGTAATGGCGGTCACCCCGCGGTCTTGAAGGACAACGTGACGTCACCGGGAGGTTCGACCGCGGAAGGAACTTATCATCTAGAACAAAATGGTATAGactatagttttaataaataaacaaacgcttcacactcaagtTATAGTTGAAATATTTGTGTAGATTCAATTCAGACTTTCATCATCTTGCTCAGAGTTTACCATTGTTttggtgtagtgatgcgagAAGTCGCCTTAATTCCGTCTCGGTCGGttcagatatttgtatttatacaaatatttgtttctggtctaGATGTATCCTACTCGGAAATCCCACCGTACCTTGGAATATGCCTAATGCCGTCGGTCCCATTTATTGTCGTAAAACAGACACAAATTGTAACTGTTGGCAGGGAAATTGTATCTACTTTTATCGTAATTGAAAAAAGATTCACTATTATTAGAATGACACAACCACtatttatttaaccgacttcaaaaaaggaggaggttactcaattcgaccgtatatatatatatatatatatatatatactagctaaaataaaaaataaacaatttatctaaaattaaaacaaaaaaaatttggtgTGGAGTagatagggggggggggggtagatGTATTGATGTAGATGATAtatagggggatgaaaaatagatgttgttcgattctcagacctacccaatatgcacacaaaattacatgagaatcggtcaagccgtttcgaaggagcaccgcgacacgagtagaatatatatatttttatgtatgttcgggtataacttcgtcgtgtaagaaccgattttgataattatttttttgttggaaaggagatatccctggtgtggtaccatgataaggaaaccaggatctgatgatgtgatcctagagaaatcgagggaaactcgaaaatccgcataactttttactgggtataccgattttgatgatttttaatttaatcaaaagccggtgtttatcatgtggtcatatttaaatttcatcaagatctgattacaacttttggagtaatctttgataatgcgtatttacttgattaattTTACGTCTACctaaattatattacttgtcgatataattgaagtcggtttttttttttcgtttgcctgcaaacacaattataatgtatgtaatcatagtaatttttgaaaatttaggttttttattttattcatttaaatattaaaccaCGAGGTGACTCATCGTAATAAATATACTTCATTGAAACGTTCTTTCGGAATTTATTACAACAGTgtttatatatgatttttacAGGATTTAGATCTGCAGTAATTGGTGCTGTGATGGCGGCAACTAACAGATGTAAGGTCGTCAACGAACAACTCAACAGTTAATCTAATAATTGACCATGAAAAATTAAGTCTCAGAAatctacatatgtatatttttaaataaagaatcttGTACGTGTATAATACatatctttttattaataagacCTTGACATTAATTCTTAGTGCTGAAAATACTCTCGTTAATAGAATATCTTAATGGGTTAGCCGAAGTTTTTTTACCATTAAGCATGTAACATGTACATTGAGTCATATTTGAAATGAACTGAGCAATCTgtataagcaagttattttactctttgtgA from the Melitaea cinxia chromosome 26, ilMelCinx1.1, whole genome shotgun sequence genome contains:
- the LOC123666512 gene encoding pyrroline-5-carboxylate reductase isoform X1; the protein is MKTRIGYIYLFLIYFRCTNYKMIKLTLKEAMKIGFIGGGKLAYALANGFISAGLAKPDEITASCHPSDTVSAEAFKNLGATAVFENVPVVERSEVVIVSVKPDVVVPALKDVKDLPASKNKLFISVAMGVSTGTIERALPSEARVIRVMPNTPALVKEGAAALSRGSRATAEDAKIAAELFRAVGTCDEVPEYQMDAVTALSGSGPAYVYMLIESLADGGVRCGLPRDLALKLATQTTLGAAAMLRNGGHPAVLKDNVTSPGGSTAEGTYHLEQNGFRSAVIGAVMAATNRCKVVNEQLNS
- the LOC123666512 gene encoding pyrroline-5-carboxylate reductase isoform X2, coding for MKIGFIGGGKLAYALANGFISAGLAKPDEITASCHPSDTVSAEAFKNLGATAVFENVPVVERSEVVIVSVKPDVVVPALKDVKDLPASKNKLFISVAMGVSTGTIERALPSEARVIRVMPNTPALVKEGAAALSRGSRATAEDAKIAAELFRAVGTCDEVPEYQMDAVTALSGSGPAYVYMLIESLADGGVRCGLPRDLALKLATQTTLGAAAMLRNGGHPAVLKDNVTSPGGSTAEGTYHLEQNGFRSAVIGAVMAATNRCKVVNEQLNS